One part of the Raphanus sativus cultivar WK10039 chromosome 7, ASM80110v3, whole genome shotgun sequence genome encodes these proteins:
- the LOC108830967 gene encoding protein SUPPRESSOR OF npr1-1, CONSTITUTIVE 1-like has protein sequence MASSSSCSRRYDVFPSFSGEDVRRSFLSHILKELDRKSITTFIDHGIERSCPIGPELLSAIRESRISIVVFSKSYASSSWCLNELVEIHKCYMELDQMVIPIFYGVDPSDVRKQTWEFGKAFEEASKGKSEDEKQRWMRALAEVANMAGEDLQNWCNEARLIDKIADDVSKKLITPSNCFGDFVGIEAHLEAMNPLLCLESEEARMVGIVGPSGIGKTTIARALFSELSNRFHYRAFLAYRRTIQDDYGMKLCWEEQFLSEILCQKELKISYLGVVKQRLKLKKVLIFLDDVDDVELLKTLVGRTKWFGSGSRIIVISQDRQLLKAHEIDLIYKVKFPSEDVALKMLCRSAFGQNSPPNGFMELAVEVAKLAGNLPLCLSVLGSSLRGRGKDEWIKMMPRLRNDLDGKVEKTLRVSYDRLDGKDQELFLFIAFARLFNGVQVSYIKDLLGDSVNTGLTTLADKSLICITSRETIEMHNLLHKLAREIFRAECINNPGKRRFLVDVEDIRDVFTDKTGTETVLGIYFNALQLEEPFSMDEKSFEGMRNLQFLVVIDYVGYWVPQGRLHLPHGLFYLPRKLKLLRWDAYPSKCLPSNFKAECLVELRMRNSSLEKLWEGTLPLGSLKKFIMSWSTNLKELPDLSNAKNLEEVYLDRCTSLVTFTSSIQNLHKLRELDLEGCTALESFPTLINLKSLEYLNLRECFRLRNFPQIFMHGFSLEVEGCFWNNNLCGLDYLGCIMRCIPCKFRPEHLIGLTVKSNMLEKLWEGVQCLGSLEMMDVSSCENLREIPDLSMAPNLMYLRLNNCKSLVTVPCTIGNLYKLVELEMEECTMLEVLPTDVNLPSLRTLYLTGCSRLRSFPQISRSIESLYLNDTAIEEVPCCIENFWRLSELLMCGCKRLKNISPNVFRLRSLNLVDFSDCGEVVTALRDASILATMSIEDQFSLIPLFENTEERYKDGADIDWAGVSRHSEYLKFNNCFILDREARELIIRSYTKPTVLPGGEVPMYFTHRAARNSLTVTLPQSSLFQDFLGFKACIAVEPPNKAETPYVQMGLRWYFRGTSSVYHFMVDAHSLKMDEDHLLMFHFGFPLEEVNHTSSELDYIHVEFEYCYHKGACSYTYGSHSHWQSCLLSVKMIKGCGLRLLNLSESPYGAARIPETKYDQKSGESDRESGRSNKRTRMMARTSEEPSNLLCGKTVRNTRLMTPYLELSLGQGEASAQMSLRSMIPSSSDSSSSFHGDGALLHLSLSPSEPCFSGEAFYFDPMITEQQDTDTPFVDQSSSPKLINFLR, from the exons atggcttcttcttcttcttgcagCCGGAGATACGACGTATTCCCTAGCTTCAGTGGGGAAGATGTTCGCAGATCATTCCTCAGCCATATTCTCAAGGAACTCGATCGCAAGTCAATCACTACATTTATAGATCATGGGATCGAGAGAAGCTGCCCTATCGGCCCTGAGCTTTTGTCGGCGATAAGAGAATCCAGGATCTCAATCGTCGTCTTCTCTAAAAGTTATGCTTCTTCCAGCTGGTGCTTGAATGAGTTGGTGGAGATCCACAAGTGCTATATGGAGTTGGATCAGATGGTGATTCCTATTTTCTACGGCGTTGATCCTTCTGATGTTAGAAAACAGACATGGGAGTTTGGAAAGGCCTTTGAAGAGGCAAGCAAGGGCAAATCAGAGGATGAGAAACAAAGGTGGATGCGAGCTCTAGCAGAGGTAGCAAATATGGCCGGAGAGGATCTTCAAAACTG GTGTAACGAAGCCAGGTTGATTGATAAGATAGCCGACGATGTTTCGAAGAAACTTATTACACCATCCAATTGTTTTGGTGATTTCGTTGGGATCGAAGCTCATTTAGAGGCAATGAATCCTTTGTTGTGCTTGGAATCTGAGGAAGCTAGAATGGTCGGGATTGTAGGGCCTTCCGGGATTGGTAAGACTACCATAGCAAGAGCGCTTTTCAGTGAACTCTCTAACCGATTCCACTATCGGGCTTTCTTAGCTTATAGGAGAACCATTCAAGATGACTATGGCATGAAGTTGTGTTGGGAAGAACAGTTTCTCTCAGAAATTCTATGTCAAAAGGAATTAAAGATATCCTATTTAGGTGTGGTGAAACAAAGGTTAAAACTCAAGAAAGTTCTTATTTTTCTTGACGATGTTGATGATGTAGAGCTACTCAAGACATTGGTAGGACGAACGAAATGGTTTGGATCAGGGAGCAGAATTATTGTCATCTCTCAAGATAGGCAACTTCTCAAGGCTCATGAGATTGACCTTATTTATAAAGTGAAGTTCCCATCTGAAGATGTTGCTCTCAAGATGTTATGTCGATCTGCTTTTGGGCAAAACTCTCCACCTAATGGTTTCATGGAACTCGCAGTTGAAGTTGCAAAGCTTGCCGGTAATCTTCCTTTGTGTCTCAGTGTCTTGGGTTCGTCTTTAAGAGGAAGGGGCAAAGATGAGTGGATAAAGATGATGCCTAGGCTTCGAAATGATTTGGACGGGAAAGTTGAGAAAACATTAAGAGTCAGCTACGATAGGTTAGATGGCAAAGACCAAGAGTTATTTCTCTTCATTGCATTTGCACGTTTATTTAATGGTGTGCAAGTCAGTTACATCAAAGACTTGCTCGGAGATAGTGTTAACACTGGGCTTACTACGTTGGCTGATAAGTCCCTCATATGTATAACATCGCGTGAGACTATAGAGATGCACAACTTGCTACATAAGTTGGCTAGAGAAATTTTCCGTGCAGAGTGCATAAACAATCCTGGGAAACGCCGGTTTCTGGTGGATGTTGAGGACATTCGCGATGTATTTACCGATAAAACC GGCACGGAAACTGTTCTAGGAATATATTTCAACGCATTACAGCTCGAGGAACCATTTTCAATGGATGAAAAATCGTTTGAAGGCATGCGTAATCTCCAGTTTCTCGTAGTTATAGACTATGTTGGTTACTGGGTTCCACAGGGAAGATTGCATCTACCTCATGGCCTCTTTTATTTACCCCGTAAACTCAAATTGCTCAGGTGGGATGCTTATCCATCCAAGTGTTTACCTTCTAATTTCAAGGCAGAGTGTCTCGTCGAACTCAGAATGAGGAATAGTTCGCTTGAGAAGCTGTGGGAAGGAACTTTG CCACTTGGAAGCCTCAAGAAGTTCATTATGAGTTGGTCCACGAATTTGAAAGAACTTCCGGATCTCTCTAATGCCAAAAACCTCGAGGAAGTATATCTTGATAGATGCACATCTTTGGTGACATTTACTTCCTCGATTCAGAATCTCCATAAACTGAGGGAGTTAGATTTAGAAGGTTGCACAGCGCTAGAAAGTTTTCCAACTCTTATCAACTTGAAGTCTCTCGAGTATCTCAATCTCAGAGAATGCTTCCGGTTGAGAAATTTCCCTCAGATATTTATGCATGGGTTTAGCCTCGAAGTAGAAGGTTGTTTCTGGAACAATAATCTATGTGGACTTGATTATCTTGGCTGCATTATGAGATGTATTCCTTGTAAATTTCGCCCAGAACATCTTATTGGTCTCACTGTGAAAAGCAACATGCTTGAGAAGCTATGGGAAGGCGTCCAG TGTCTTGGAAGTCTCGAAATGATGGATGTGTCAAGCTGTGAAAACCTTAGAGAAATTCCAGATCTTTCAATGGCCCCCAATCTCATGTATTTGAGACTCAACAATTGCAAAAGTTTGGTGACTGTTCCTTGTACAATTGGGAATCTCTATAAACTGGtggagttggaaatggaagaatGCACAATGTTGGAGGTTCTTCCAACTGATGTCAACTTGCCATCTCTCAGAACCCTCTATCTCACTGGGTGCTCAAGGTTGAGAAGTTTTCCTCAGATTTCAAGGAGTATTGAAAGTCTCTATCTAAATGACACCGCCATCGAAGAAGTCCCCTGCTGCATAGAGAATTTCTGGAGGCTCTCTGAACTATTGATGTGTGGTTGCAAGAGATTGAAAAATATCTCTCCAAACGTTTTCAGATTGAGAAGTCTTAATCTAGTAGACTTTTCAGATTGTGGAGAAGTCGTCACGGCACTGAGGGATGCCAGCATCCTGGCAACAATGTCAATAGAGGACCAATTTTCTCTTATACCATTATTTGAAAACACTGAAGAGCGTTACAAAGATGGCGCAGATATAGACTGGGCAGGTGTTTCAAGACACAGCGAATATTTGAAGTTCAATAATTGCTTTATACTGGATAGAGAAGCGCGGGAACTCATCATACGATCATACACGAAGCCTACGGTCTTACCAGGTGGAGAAGTGCCTATGTATTTCACGCATCGAGCTGCTAGAAATTCCCTAACTGTTACATTACCTCAGAGCTCTCTTTTTCAAGACTTCTTGGGATTTAAGGCTTGCATCGCTGTTGAACCTCCAAACAAAGCCGAAACTCCTTATGTACAAATGGGGTTGCGCTGGTACTTTAGAGGCACAAGCAGTGTGTATCATTTTATGGTTGACGCACACTCACTTAAGATGGATGAGGATCATTTGCTTATGTTCCACTTTGGTTTCCCTCTAGAAGAAGTCAATCATACTTCATCTGAACTAGACTATATCCATGTGGAGTTTGAATATTGCTACCACAAGGGTGCTTGTTCTTACACATATGGGTCTCACAGCCACTGGCAATCTTGTCTCTTGTCGGTCAAGATGATAAAAGGGTGCGGTTTACGGCTCTTGAATCTCTCCGAATCTCCATATGGTGCTGCTAGAATCCCTGAAACAAAGTACGACCAGAAGTCTGGAGAAAGTGACAGAGAGAGTGGAAGAAGCAATAAACGAACGCGG ATGATGGCAAGAACATCCGAAGAACCTTCGAACTTACTATGTGGCAAAACAGTAAGGAACACAAGATTGATGACTCCATATTTGGAGCTTTCCTTAGGGCAGGGTGAAGCTTCCGCCCAGATGTCGTTGAGAAGTATGATACCATCGTCCTCAGATTCTTCGAGCAGCTTTCATGGAGATGGAGCATTGTTGCATCTTTCCCTTTCTCCTTCTGAACCATGTTTCAGCGGAGAAGCTTTCTATTTTGATCCCATGATAACAGAACAACAAGACACAGATACACCCTTTGTGGATCAGTCTTCGTCTCCAAAGCTTATCAACTTTTTAAGGTAA